The following coding sequences are from one Tolumonas lignilytica window:
- the rpsS gene encoding 30S ribosomal protein S19 — MPRSLKKGPFIDLHLLKKVEKAVESADKKPIKTWSRRSMIIPDMIGLTIAVHNGRQHVPVYVTDEMIGHKLGEFAPTRTYRGHAADKKAKKK; from the coding sequence ATGCCACGTTCTCTCAAGAAGGGTCCATTTATTGACCTGCACTTGCTGAAGAAGGTAGAGAAAGCGGTGGAAAGCGCGGACAAAAAGCCTATCAAGACTTGGTCCCGTCGTTCAATGATCATTCCAGATATGATTGGTTTGACCATCGCTGTCCATAATGGTCGTCAGCACGTACCAGTTTATGTTACCGACGAAATGATCGGTCATAAACTTGGTGAATTTGCACCGACTCGTACTTATCGCGGTCATGCCGCTGATAAGAAGGCCAAGAAGAAATAA
- the rpmC gene encoding 50S ribosomal protein L29: MKAQDLRQKSVEELKAELLGLLREQFNLRIQKSTGQLNQTHTIKQVRRDIARVKTVLNEKAGA, from the coding sequence ATGAAAGCTCAAGATCTGCGTCAGAAAAGTGTGGAAGAGCTGAAAGCTGAACTGCTGGGCCTGCTGCGTGAACAGTTCAACCTGCGCATTCAGAAGAGCACTGGTCAGCTGAATCAGACTCACACTATCAAACAAGTACGTCGCGACATCGCGCGCGTCAAAACTGTACTGAACGAGAAGGCAGGTGCGTAA
- the rplV gene encoding 50S ribosomal protein L22, producing MEAIAKHRFARTSAQKARLVADQVRGLPVDRALNLLAFSPKKAAELIKKVLESAVANAEHNEGADIDTLKVQTIMVDEGPSLKRIRARAKGRADRIVKRTAHITVVVSDAKAGR from the coding sequence ATGGAAGCTATCGCTAAACACCGTTTTGCCCGCACTTCTGCACAGAAGGCTCGCCTGGTTGCTGATCAGGTTCGTGGTCTGCCTGTGGATCGGGCCTTGAACCTGTTGGCTTTCAGCCCGAAAAAGGCTGCTGAGCTGATCAAGAAGGTTCTGGAGTCTGCTGTTGCTAACGCTGAGCATAACGAAGGCGCGGATATCGACACCCTGAAAGTACAAACTATCATGGTTGATGAAGGTCCATCTCTGAAGCGTATTCGTGCTCGTGCGAAAGGCCGTGCGGACCGTATCGTCAAGCGTACTGCCCACATCACTGTGGTGGTATCCGACGCTAAGGCTGGGAGATAA
- the rpsC gene encoding 30S ribosomal protein S3, with protein sequence MGQKVHPNGIRLGITKPFNSTWYANTKEFADNLHGDFQVRQYLTKELKAASLSRIVIERPAKSIRVTIHTARPGVVIGKKGEDVEKLRKQIASIAGVPAQINIAEVRKPELDSQLVADSISSQLERRVMFRRAMKRAVQNAMRLGAKGIKVEVSGRLGGAEIARTEWYREGRVPLHTLRADIDYATSEAHTTYGVIGVKVWIFKGEVLGGLAAVTAAAAAAQQEPAPAKPKRKPRGAK encoded by the coding sequence ATGGGTCAGAAAGTACATCCTAATGGTATCCGTTTAGGTATTACCAAGCCGTTCAACTCTACTTGGTATGCAAATACCAAAGAGTTCGCAGACAATCTGCACGGTGATTTTCAGGTACGTCAGTATCTGACCAAGGAGCTGAAAGCAGCCTCTCTGTCCCGCATTGTGATCGAGCGTCCAGCTAAGAGCATTCGCGTGACTATCCACACTGCCCGTCCAGGCGTAGTGATTGGTAAGAAAGGTGAAGATGTTGAAAAACTGCGCAAGCAAATCGCCAGCATCGCTGGTGTGCCTGCACAAATCAACATCGCTGAAGTTCGTAAGCCAGAGTTGGACTCTCAGCTGGTTGCTGACAGTATCTCCTCTCAGCTGGAACGTCGTGTTATGTTCCGTCGCGCTATGAAGCGTGCGGTGCAGAACGCAATGCGTCTGGGTGCTAAGGGTATCAAAGTTGAAGTTAGCGGCCGTTTGGGCGGTGCAGAAATCGCACGTACCGAATGGTATCGTGAAGGCCGCGTGCCTCTGCACACTCTGCGTGCAGACATCGACTATGCTACCTCTGAAGCACACACCACTTATGGTGTTATCGGTGTTAAGGTATGGATCTTCAAAGGTGAAGTTCTGGGCGGTCTGGCTGCTGTTACTGCTGCAGCTGCAGCTGCACAGCAAGAGCCGGCTCCTGCCAAGCCGAAACGCAAACCGCGTGGTGCTAAGTAA
- the rplP gene encoding 50S ribosomal protein L16 — MLQPKRTKFRKVHKGRNRGLANAGSDVSFGTYGLKAVTRGQLTARQIEAARRAMTRAVKRQGKIWIRVFPDKPITEKPLEVRMGKGKGNVEYWVALIQPGKVLYEMDGVPESLAREAFELAAAKLSVKTTFVIRTAM, encoded by the coding sequence ATGTTGCAACCAAAGCGTACAAAGTTCCGTAAGGTTCATAAAGGCCGTAACCGCGGTCTGGCTAATGCAGGTAGCGATGTATCTTTCGGTACCTATGGCCTGAAAGCGGTGACCCGTGGCCAACTGACTGCGCGTCAGATCGAAGCTGCACGTCGTGCGATGACCCGTGCTGTTAAGCGTCAAGGTAAAATTTGGATCCGTGTTTTCCCGGACAAACCAATTACTGAGAAACCGCTTGAAGTGCGTATGGGTAAAGGTAAAGGTAACGTAGAATACTGGGTTGCCTTGATCCAACCAGGCAAAGTGCTGTACGAGATGGACGGTGTACCAGAATCTCTGGCACGTGAAGCATTCGAATTAGCGGCTGCTAAACTGTCTGTTAAGACCACCTTTGTAATTCGGACGGCAATGTGA
- the rpsQ gene encoding 30S ribosomal protein S17, producing the protein MTDKIRTLQGRVVSDKMDKSITVAIERKVKHPILGKIIVRTTKLHVHDENNESKAGDLVEIRECRPLSKTKCWTLVSVVEKA; encoded by the coding sequence ATGACTGATAAAATCCGTACTCTGCAAGGTCGTGTAGTTAGTGACAAAATGGACAAGTCCATTACTGTAGCTATTGAACGTAAGGTAAAACACCCAATTCTGGGTAAAATTATCGTGCGTACAACTAAGTTGCATGTCCATGATGAAAACAACGAATCCAAAGCTGGCGACCTGGTGGAAATCCGCGAATGTCGCCCGTTGTCCAAAACTAAATGTTGGACACTGGTATCTGTTGTAGAGAAAGCCTAA